In a single window of the Nicotiana tomentosiformis chromosome 10, ASM39032v3, whole genome shotgun sequence genome:
- the LOC138899832 gene encoding uncharacterized protein, producing MKSLSINVPLVETLEQMPGYAKFMKVLVTKKRLINFETIKVTHQVSAIVHSMAPKLEDPSAFMVPCTIGSAEFAKALYDLGASINLMPYSVFKTLEIGKPRTTSMRLQMADRTMKRPLGVIGDVLVRVDKFTLRGDYFIIDYEVDCQLFLGDLSFLRVRLFVMLKPKNSLSQLVMKK from the coding sequence atgaagagtctttcaatcaatgtaccattggtcgaaactttggaacaaatgcccggttatgcaaaatttatgaaagttctggtgacaaagaagcggttaATAAATTTTGagaccatcaaagtcactcatcaagtgagtgcaattgttcattcaatggctcctaagttggaggatcccagtGCTTTCATGGTTCcctgtacaattggaagtgccgagtttgctaaagctctttatgatcttggggcaagtataaatttgatgccctattcggtttttaaGACTTTGGAGATTGGGAAACCAAGAACCacttctatgagattgcaaatggccgatcgtaccatgaaaagGCCGTTGGGTGTGATTGGGGATGTTTTGGTCCGGGTTGATAAATTCACGCTTCGAGGAGATTATTTTATTATAGATTATGAGGTTGATTGccaattattcttgggagacctttcctttctacgggtaaggctctttgtgatgttgaagcctaAGAACTCACTTTCCcagttggtgatgaaaaagtga
- the LOC138899833 gene encoding uncharacterized protein, translating into MSMLRTIGTSTSIAIADNSITMVVHEAGNGYRRTTATGPRFGIPKEIAFNNRPQFIGAKVTKFLEDLKIKRIISPPYHLSTNDQAQSTSKVIIQNLKKRLEAAKGKWPEELPGALWAYQTTAKSSTGETPFYLVYVAEALSPVEVGEPPLRYLQANEEANNKAMFVNLELLDERRDLAHIRMAAQK; encoded by the exons atgtcaatgcTACGCACCATTGGTACATCAACTAGCATAGCCATTGCAGACAATTCTatcaccatggtcgttcatgaagcggggaatggatatcgtcggaccactgccaccggcccccg atttgggataccaaaagagatagcttTCAACAATAGACCGcaatttataggcgcaaaggtcacaaaattccttgaagatttgaaaatcaaGAGGATCATATCACCACCTTATCATCTGAGCACAAACGACCAAGCACAATCAACGAGCaaggtgattatacaaaatctcaaaaagagattagaAGCAGCTAAAGGAAAATGGCCCGAAGAGCTGCCAGGGGCACTATGGGCATACCAAACAACAGCCAAATCGAGCACGGGGGAGACTCCTTTCTATCTTGTGTACGTGGCAGAAGCCCTGAGTCCGGTAGAAGTAGGGGAACCACCCCTGAGGTACTTACAGGCAAATGAAGAAGCAAACAATAAAGCAATGTTTGTCAATTTGGAGCTGCTcgatgaacgcagggacttggcgcatataaggatggcagctcaaaagtag
- the LOC138899834 gene encoding vicilin-like seed storage protein At2g18540: protein MNEVDAPCLFNEVQQVLNRASVLHHETFLRHRDELKQFEAKVRGLTKKRDSYKILSEQREWEAKSLRAELEVARKEHDNLAEQSQREALEEIHARGFDLSAEIETAKGLEAETKKLAYPEEEEEEEEEEEEEEEEEEEEERRENELRRRRRRRRRRRRRRRRF, encoded by the exons ATGAATGAGGTGGATGCACCCTGTCTATTCAATGAAGTACAACAGGTGTTAAACCGG gcctcggtgcttcaccacgAGACTTTTCTCCGACACCGGGATGAGCTAAAACAGTTTGAGGCCAAGGTCCGGGGGCTCACTAAGAAGAGGGATTCCTACAAAATTCTCAGTGAGCAGCGTGAATGGGAGGCCaagagcctccgagctgagctcgaggtggctcggaaggagcatgACAATCTGGCCGAGCAG TCACAAAGAGaagccctcgaggagattcatgctcggggtttcgatCTATCGGCCGAGATCGAGACCGCTAAGGGGCTTGAGGCCGAGACCAAGAAGTTGGCCTAccctgaagaagaagaagaagaagaagaagaagaagaagaagaagaagaagaagaagaagaagaagagagaagagaaaatgaattaagaagaagaagaagaagaagaagaagaagaagaagaagaagaagaagattctgA